The Lycium ferocissimum isolate CSIRO_LF1 chromosome 8, AGI_CSIRO_Lferr_CH_V1, whole genome shotgun sequence DNA segment TGTACAAGCCTCCACACCCCGCTTGTGAGATATTTGCTGGGTATGTTGTATATTACCGACTGTCTGAGTGAACCCTAAACTACTCGCGAGCAGCACACACTTGCTACTATTGAATTCATTATTACTGTTCCTACTATTCCTGTGCACCAGGTTTTAGCACACGACTGGATGCCATTTCCTATGGTAATTTCAAGGACATGAACCAGAGACAGATCTCAAATCAACGCATTTAACTAAACTCCTTATTTTCAACctacatgtacatataaaaaAGAGTTCATAGTACACATAATAAAATCACTCTCATTTTTGAACTGGTCTCACCTCTAATGATATCATCAGTCAAACAAGGCTCCTTCTTATATCAGTATTTACTTCTATCACATCAAGGAAATCTTACCAAAAAAATTTTGCTATTCCCAAATAGAGAAACGGGGTCGATCACCACAATCAACCTATTGTAGCATCAAAGAAAGTGAATGAAAGCTCTTAAACAAACCACTGGCGAGATATTGCCACACGAAGCTTTTACACTAGAGATGGGAATCCACACTCCGATCAAAACATGAACGTGCAGCTCAGCTCAATGGAGCTATTTGAGAAACACAATAATTTTAGAACCGACAAATATCTCAACTTATATCATTCCAACTAATGATATAGCTAACTAAAAGATAGATTTCACGATTTACTTGTCGGGTAAACGGTAAGAATTAAGTTCAACTCGGCTGGAGCAACTTAAGTAAACAGGCCAATCTCATTACATCATATGGGCCATAGAGTTGCAAAACCTGTCTCATTTAAGTTCAAATCATGAAAACACATAATAATATGTTCATTAACAAAGAGGGAAGATTCAGAAAGTTGTGCCTCCAGTTTGATGTAACATTGCATCGATTTCATCACCATCTTCCATCTCCAGCTGaagcaaagaagaaaaattgtCAGATTATAGGAAAATTTATTATGAGCGCTAAGCACATAAACAAGCAAAATGAGTGGGCTTTTCTGTGTCCCGTagtcttttcctttcttttttcttagggggtggtgggggtggggtgttACTCTGCTTGTATATAGAGAGAGACCTCATCTGGAGTCTGCTCCGTTCGAAGACGACGGCCATCAAACAAGAAGGCGATTGAATTGAAATCAACTGACTGCCTGTCACAATATGCATTCATCAATTTTTTTAGCTGAGTGCTTCTTTTGATTCTGAAGAAGACTTCGTTCCCATCCTGCAACCAATAAACCAACCAAATCAATCACTCAGTCGGCCATTTCCCTCCTCTGTAATGTGCATAGAAACATTTTTCTGAAATAATAGGCTCAACCTAATCCATACCATGAAGACGAAAGTTGAGATAACAGAAGAGAAAAGGAACCAAAATGTTCTTAACAGAACATTAACAAGCACATATGGGATCAACTGTACTATATTTCTCCAGTCCAAAGGCAGGCTTGTTAGTAGGTAGCACTAGCAAAATGAAATAGACCCTAAAACAGAAGAATAGGTTTCTAATTAATGGTATTATCCAGCCAACCCAGGTTTACCTTGACTTAACATGGAGAACCACAGCTACATTTAAATCATTGTTGATAGCTATAGTCCTCTATaataaaagccaaaaaaaaaaaaccatcacTTCCCATCCTTTTGATAACTTTCTACAAAATCCATAAAATCATTTGTTaacattgtcaaaaaaaaaaaaaaaaaaaaaaaaaaaaccataaaaTCATTTAGTTCAGTAACACCACCATACAAACAAAAGCAACATCCGGACCCACCGATTTATACTGTAAAGACACAAGACCACACGATCATTTGCATCCACAATATTAACCAAGACTAAAGTTGGTTTAAGCTTTAGCATCGACAAAACATATATTCAGATCTCGGGAAAGACCACAATAAGTGGCACACCACTACCATCCACAGGAAccaaatttaccattttatacctattttaccttGTTATTAATAacccaaaattttcaattcaTTTGCCAACACTTTGGATTTATAATAGTCAAAGTTGGCTTTCAAATAGCTAATAAATGTCTTCAGCAGCGTCCCTCCATTACTCCACTTtattatatgtgtgtgtgtgtgtgtgtgtttgggtgGAACCTTATGTTGCTTCTTAAACTTATTACACTTGTATCTTACCTAGTCGCgtctgttttctttttttttattgagaaGGTAACATCTAGTCGTGGCTGTtaccttttttttccccctcatTTTGTCTATGCTTATTACTCCCTctggatcaaaaagagtgtccacttatcaaatcaagaaagaattaaccttattttttcagattttcacccattaagtgctatgtgatcaaatcccaatacctatttaattaggagcaattacctattttttgttctaggagttagtattttcttaagggttgtgcaaatggctaagtggacattctttttgatccggagagAGTATCAAATAGTCCTATTTTATCCCACCTAGCTTTACCTTGTTACCCTACTTTCTTGtaggtttatccttcaaatttgGTGGTGTGTGACACTATATAAAGACGGAAAACGAAAAACCAATACAGTACAACACAATAGGATATATtatgtaacaaccatccaaacagaaaGTACTTTTAACAAAGGCGTACCAAAGGAAACCCTAATTGTCCAATACGCTAAAAGAGCATATTGTAAGGGAAGAGAAAATACCTGGCCTTTAACTTTGAGATTGATGTGAGCAGCTTGATCCCCTGTGGGCTTCTTGTCTTCCTCTGTTGACATCTCTCAAACCCTTAATCCAAAAATATGGTTCCACGCTCAGTTATTTctatcattttatttatattgggcACCACTTTGGTTTTGTATGGGTCACTGCTCTGGCCCAAGCCCTTTAACCCTATACTATATATTGCcttaaatatcatttttttttttatgtagttaAACCAGGGATCGGAATAAATAAAGAGAATTTCTGTAgttaaaaatcccaaaatatattCTCTCTGAATAAAACAATTCCAATAAATACTTTCGAACATAATTTCAAACAAATAAGGACCTGTTTGGCCacgagaatttttcacttttttcgaatttttttttcattttatttgaaaatcagcttTGCTCGTGAAAATTTACAGTTTGAAGTTGTATTCGGTATTTGAAAAACATCTAAAATCATATTTTCACCCTTATTGACTTTTTTTCGCTTTTAGTAtgttcaaacaaccaaatattctttgcaaaaattataagaaaacacaatttcatcttcaactccaacttcaaaatttcaaataaagtgaaaaatatttgtttttcatGCCAGATGCCTACTTAAAATGACACTTGTACAAAGCTACTCAAATAATGCTTTTGCGTGAAACCTCAAAAGAGAATAATTGAGCAGGCGTTTGGACATTATTTGATTGAAATATTAGAGGAAGAAGGTACTCGCTCCAACTAGTTTACTTATctactatattaaaaataattgttcaattttacttgttcattttaaaaaattcagagataatttaccaattttttctattttactcTTAGTATTAATAAGTCAAAatgttcaattctttttttcaaCACTTTGGAATTATACTACTTAAACTTGGCTTTATGAAAATCTTGGTTCCACAACTAActtttttgaagaatatatgaaTTGTTGGAAAGCATGACTTAATTAGTTGGTTGCACATTTTGTTTATAGACTTCAATTGATTTCAATCATTAGATAATTAGCAATAATTAGGGGTAATATGACAAATAAAACTGGAGAGAGGGAGTGTACTTACTACtccatctgtttcaatttatgtgaacttatttctttattattttgtaccaaaaagaatgacttctttctataattagaaataatttacctttataaaataatttatagccaTACAAATCATACGTGGCTCATTTAAcatcacaagtttaaaagtcttcttctcttttttaaaCTCCATATCCAGTCAAttgagttcacataaattgaaagagAGAGAGTTTAATGTTCCCGTTTTTCCCCCCGGTCGCTAAACAAGAACACGGACGAGGGTAAACCAAAGGACTTTGATCTGAAAACACATTATTTGACAAGAGGACTTTTAACAAACACTTGATGTGCATTTCTTTTAACCTCAGGTTTcttattctcttcttctttctgaGCAGTCATTCACAACATTCTCCTCTTGCTCTTTACTCCTGTCACTGCAAAACTGGTTCATTTGAGCACATCCAATGGCGAAGAACAAGGCATGGAGAATAATCCCAAGACCCCTCCTCGAAACAGTCCTTAACAACCACGCTCAACACCACCGTGTTCCTCAACCCCTTTTTCTCCACGGCCCACGTGGCGTCGGCAAAACCACCCTCATTCTTGAACGTAAGCTAATTGCTTCAC contains these protein-coding regions:
- the LOC132068672 gene encoding small ubiquitin-related modifier 2, which produces MSTEEDKKPTGDQAAHINLKVKGQDGNEVFFRIKRSTQLKKLMNAYCDRQSVDFNSIAFLFDGRRLRTEQTPDELEMEDGDEIDAMLHQTGGTTF